Proteins encoded together in one Fundidesulfovibrio magnetotacticus window:
- a CDS encoding VOC family protein — MPRYTGINHLAMATRDMEATVRYWRDLLGMRLVAGLGRAGYRQYFLEVSETDMVAFFEWNGVEPLPDKDHGVPVKGPWGFDHVSFGVSEREDLFELKARLEAAGCWASEVLDHGFILSLYSFDPNNIPVEFSWPQPGVDLRARPRMADRDPPPAGREGPDPVPGRWPAPDPASPDDRRVYPGEGREILTHDG, encoded by the coding sequence ATGCCCCGCTACACAGGCATCAACCACCTGGCCATGGCCACCCGCGACATGGAGGCCACGGTGCGCTACTGGCGAGACCTTCTGGGCATGCGCCTGGTGGCGGGCCTTGGCCGCGCCGGGTACCGCCAGTATTTCCTGGAGGTCTCGGAGACGGACATGGTGGCCTTCTTCGAGTGGAACGGCGTGGAGCCCCTGCCGGACAAGGACCACGGCGTGCCCGTGAAGGGCCCCTGGGGGTTCGATCATGTTTCGTTCGGGGTGTCGGAGCGCGAGGACCTCTTCGAGCTCAAGGCGCGCCTGGAGGCGGCGGGCTGCTGGGCCTCGGAGGTGCTGGACCACGGGTTCATCCTCTCGCTCTACAGCTTCGACCCCAACAACATTCCCGTGGAGTTCAGCTGGCCCCAGCCGGGGGTGGACCTTCGCGCCAGGCCCCGCATGGCCGACCGCGACCCGCCTCCCGCCGGGCGCGAAGGGCCTGATCCGGTTCCCGGGCGCTGGCCCGCGCCCGATCCGGCTTCCCCGGACGACCGGCGGGTCTATCCCGGCGAGGGCCGCGAGATCCTCACGCACGACGGCTAG
- a CDS encoding ABC transporter transmembrane domain-containing protein, with amino-acid sequence MKTALSCLKAAADAHGLPFDPQEAAQRHDLQPDQEPALETLAAMARAAGFTATPAMLRWEELDGLEHYPALLRLENANTVALVGFAPGGEGRVLLADPLARVSGPFELERQALERSWAGKALLLAPARPRTGLRALALAAARHGLELSPESLARAHALEEREPTPEELAALAREEGLKAQARTCAPEELSGLAEALPALVVLREGAVAVLAGIDPERGAVLLDPRRQPPRQDTLPMTDFLARWDGRVVLLKRRFRLGDEAQPFGLRWFAPEILRQGRSFADVALASLMMTVLALALPMYFQIVIDRVLAHKSLSTLQVLSLGMAAALAFEAGFSFLRGFVMQHATARIDARVASRTFARLLSLPLGFFGRSHAGALIQHMQQAGALREFLTGRLFFTLLDGLALLIFVPVLFLYSPQLAALVLGFSGLLAATLFVLVPAFKKRLLELYRAEGERQSFLVETIRGMETVKSLSLEPQRRRGWDERAAHAAATRFRVGRLSTAATAATGFLEKLMGLAVPWAGVYLVLDHSLSVGALIAFQMLSGRVSGPLVQIVSLIHEYQEKALSVRMLAGIMNEPPERGRTAGGLRPPVKGEVRFERVSFRYVPGGQPALADVSVVFPAGGFTGIVGRSGSGKSTLGRLIQGLYAAQSGVVRVDGHDVREFDLEHLRRHIAVVPQESFLFRGTVRENIGISCLGAGLDEIARAAALAGADEFIARLPQGFDTPLEENASNLSGGQRQRLAIARALLAQPRVLLFDEATSALDAESEVIIQDNLARIAHGRTTIMISHRLSMLAGADLIVVMDEGRVADAAPHETLLTRCALYRDLWESQNRHVLGRRAPGGASLPGA; translated from the coding sequence GTGAAAACCGCCCTTTCCTGCCTCAAGGCCGCAGCCGACGCCCACGGGCTGCCCTTCGACCCGCAGGAGGCCGCGCAACGCCACGACCTCCAGCCGGACCAGGAACCCGCCCTGGAAACCCTGGCCGCCATGGCCCGCGCGGCGGGCTTCACGGCCACGCCCGCCATGCTGCGCTGGGAGGAGCTGGACGGCCTGGAGCACTACCCGGCCCTGCTGCGCCTGGAAAACGCCAACACCGTGGCCCTGGTGGGCTTCGCCCCGGGCGGCGAGGGCCGCGTGCTCCTGGCTGACCCCCTGGCCCGGGTCTCCGGCCCCTTTGAACTGGAGCGCCAAGCCCTGGAGCGCAGCTGGGCCGGCAAGGCCCTGCTCCTGGCCCCGGCCCGGCCGCGCACGGGGCTGCGCGCCCTGGCCCTGGCGGCGGCGCGGCACGGTCTGGAGCTCTCCCCCGAGTCCCTGGCCCGCGCCCACGCCCTGGAGGAGCGCGAGCCCACCCCGGAGGAGCTGGCCGCCCTGGCCCGGGAGGAAGGGCTCAAGGCTCAGGCCCGCACATGCGCTCCCGAGGAGCTGTCCGGCCTGGCCGAGGCCCTGCCCGCGCTTGTCGTGCTCCGGGAGGGGGCCGTGGCGGTGCTGGCCGGGATCGACCCGGAGCGCGGGGCGGTCCTGTTGGACCCGCGCCGCCAGCCGCCGCGCCAGGACACGTTGCCCATGACGGACTTCCTGGCCCGCTGGGACGGGCGCGTGGTGCTCCTCAAGCGGCGCTTCCGCCTGGGGGACGAGGCCCAGCCCTTCGGCCTGCGCTGGTTCGCTCCGGAGATTCTGCGCCAGGGGCGCTCCTTCGCGGACGTGGCCCTGGCCTCGCTCATGATGACCGTGCTGGCCCTGGCCCTGCCCATGTATTTCCAGATCGTCATCGACCGGGTGCTGGCGCACAAGAGCCTCTCCACGCTCCAGGTGCTGAGTCTCGGCATGGCGGCGGCCCTGGCCTTCGAGGCGGGCTTTTCGTTCCTGCGCGGCTTCGTGATGCAGCACGCCACCGCGCGCATCGACGCGCGGGTGGCCTCGCGGACCTTCGCCCGGCTGCTCAGCCTGCCCCTGGGCTTCTTCGGGCGCAGCCACGCCGGGGCGCTCATCCAGCACATGCAGCAGGCCGGGGCGCTGCGGGAATTCCTCACGGGGCGGCTCTTCTTCACGCTGCTCGACGGCCTGGCGCTTCTGATCTTCGTGCCGGTGCTCTTCCTCTACAGTCCTCAGCTGGCGGCTCTGGTGCTGGGCTTCTCGGGGCTCCTTGCAGCCACGCTCTTCGTGCTGGTCCCGGCCTTCAAAAAGCGCCTGCTGGAGCTCTACCGTGCCGAAGGCGAGCGCCAATCGTTCCTGGTGGAGACCATCCGGGGCATGGAGACGGTGAAGTCGCTCTCGCTGGAGCCCCAGCGCAGGCGCGGCTGGGACGAGCGCGCCGCCCACGCCGCCGCCACGCGCTTCCGGGTGGGACGGCTCTCCACGGCGGCCACGGCGGCCACGGGGTTCCTGGAGAAGCTCATGGGCTTGGCCGTGCCCTGGGCCGGTGTCTACCTGGTGCTGGACCACTCCCTGAGCGTGGGCGCGCTCATCGCCTTCCAGATGCTCTCGGGGCGCGTGAGCGGCCCCCTGGTGCAGATCGTCTCGCTCATCCACGAATACCAGGAAAAGGCGCTCTCGGTGCGCATGCTGGCGGGCATCATGAACGAGCCGCCGGAGCGCGGACGCACGGCCGGGGGGTTGCGCCCCCCCGTGAAGGGCGAGGTGCGCTTCGAGCGCGTGAGCTTCCGCTACGTGCCCGGCGGCCAGCCTGCCCTGGCGGACGTGAGCGTGGTTTTCCCGGCCGGAGGCTTCACGGGCATCGTGGGCCGCAGCGGTTCGGGCAAGAGCACCCTGGGCAGGCTGATCCAGGGCCTCTACGCGGCCCAGTCCGGGGTGGTGCGCGTGGACGGCCACGACGTGCGCGAGTTCGACCTGGAGCACCTGCGCCGCCACATCGCCGTGGTGCCCCAGGAGAGCTTCCTCTTCCGGGGCACGGTGCGCGAGAACATCGGAATCTCGTGCCTGGGAGCGGGGCTCGACGAAATCGCCCGGGCCGCCGCCCTGGCCGGGGCCGACGAGTTCATCGCACGGCTCCCCCAGGGCTTCGACACCCCCCTGGAGGAGAACGCCTCCAACCTCTCGGGCGGGCAGCGCCAGCGCCTGGCCATCGCCCGCGCGCTCCTGGCGCAGCCCCGCGTGCTCCTCTTCGACGAGGCCACCAGCGCCCTGGACGCCGAGTCCGAAGTGATCATCCAGGACAATCTGGCGCGCATAGCCCACGGCAGGACCACCATCATGATCAGCCACCGCCTCTCCATGCTGGCCGGGGCGGACCTCATCGTGGTCATGGACGAAGGCCGCGTGGCCGATGCCGCGCCCCACGAGACGCTGCTCACGCGCTGCGCACTCTACCGCGACCTCTGGGAAAGCCAGAACCGGCACGTCCTGGGCCGCCGCGCCCCGGGCGGCGCAAGCCTGCCGGGAGCCTGA
- a CDS encoding S8 family serine peptidase translates to MATPVNDPLFPTQWYIENTGQSGGTAGIDLNVLQVWPDYTGRGVTVGVYDQGVEKNHPDLIANVNPSLFMSAQPFGDGQPTTDSESHGNNVAGVIAATHDNGIGLAGVAYGATLGSVYLDLSVHNQYPDDLKAAYDFAAQNLDISSNSWGISNNFTNFNDADNRGAAQGIDNAIANGRDGLGVVIAFAAGNNRLEGDNTNLSNFANDPAIITVAGIAHTGATASYSTPGASILVAAPTQNIIYRNVDTDGDGVPDSQEKGEPVPETRALVEVARVGNITTTALMGRGVTESGAPGGDYDMEFGGTSAATPMVSSVAALMLEANPKLGYRDVADILALSARNTDTSAQWTINGASNWNGGGMHVNNDVGYGLVDALAAVRLAETWTSQHTAANLVSASATNTVNQNLPDGGQAVVTRFQVSKALNVEDVQVTLDMEHPNVSNLSFLLTSPSGTVTSLLDTPLPLAFPSNPFSMSSTHSLGEKSTGTWTLSIQDKSADGASGRIDSVGLTLLGSTGTLPYVYTNEYAYYAAQNPARTVLNDSSGATVLNASPVTNASTVNLLPGMPSSIGGTPLTIGANTNVVQVYTGDGGDVLVGNGNGALLSSGRGNDLIVPVTGSATLSGGPGLDTAAFPADQTDYSFLNLGGKNVVSGLEGSSTIQGVELLAFRGSIVPTAGLTFLPAESDPNRTALAQV, encoded by the coding sequence ATGGCTACCCCGGTCAACGATCCTCTGTTCCCGACCCAGTGGTACATCGAGAACACCGGCCAGTCCGGCGGCACGGCCGGCATAGACCTCAACGTCCTCCAGGTCTGGCCGGACTACACCGGCCGGGGCGTCACCGTGGGGGTCTACGACCAGGGAGTGGAGAAGAACCACCCGGACCTGATCGCCAACGTCAACCCGTCGCTTTTCATGTCCGCCCAGCCCTTCGGGGACGGCCAGCCCACCACGGACAGCGAGAGCCACGGCAACAACGTGGCCGGGGTCATCGCCGCCACGCACGACAACGGCATCGGCCTGGCGGGCGTGGCCTACGGGGCCACCCTGGGCTCCGTCTACCTGGACCTGTCGGTGCACAACCAGTACCCCGACGACCTCAAGGCCGCCTACGACTTCGCCGCCCAGAATTTGGACATCTCCAGCAACAGCTGGGGCATCTCCAACAACTTCACCAACTTCAACGATGCCGACAACCGGGGCGCGGCCCAGGGCATCGACAACGCCATCGCCAACGGCCGCGACGGGCTGGGCGTGGTGATCGCCTTCGCGGCGGGCAACAACCGCCTCGAGGGCGACAACACCAACCTCTCCAACTTTGCCAACGATCCCGCGATCATCACCGTGGCCGGCATCGCCCACACCGGGGCCACGGCCTCCTACAGCACGCCCGGGGCCAGCATCCTGGTGGCCGCGCCCACCCAGAACATCATCTACCGGAACGTGGACACAGACGGCGACGGCGTGCCCGACTCCCAGGAAAAAGGCGAGCCCGTCCCCGAGACCCGCGCCCTGGTTGAGGTGGCGCGCGTGGGCAACATCACCACCACGGCCCTGATGGGCAGGGGCGTCACCGAATCCGGCGCGCCCGGCGGCGACTACGACATGGAGTTCGGCGGCACCTCCGCCGCCACCCCCATGGTCTCGTCCGTGGCCGCGCTCATGCTGGAGGCCAACCCCAAGCTCGGCTACCGCGACGTGGCAGACATCCTGGCCCTCAGCGCACGCAACACCGACACCTCCGCCCAGTGGACCATCAACGGGGCCTCCAACTGGAACGGCGGCGGCATGCACGTGAACAACGACGTGGGCTACGGCCTCGTGGACGCCCTGGCCGCCGTGCGCCTGGCCGAAACCTGGACCAGCCAGCACACCGCCGCCAACCTCGTGAGCGCGAGCGCCACCAACACCGTGAACCAGAACCTCCCGGACGGCGGCCAGGCCGTGGTCACCCGCTTCCAGGTGAGCAAGGCCCTCAACGTCGAGGACGTGCAGGTCACCCTGGACATGGAGCACCCCAACGTCTCCAACCTGTCGTTCCTGCTCACCTCCCCCTCGGGCACGGTAACCAGCCTCCTGGACACGCCTCTGCCCCTGGCCTTCCCCAGCAACCCCTTCTCCATGTCCAGCACCCATTCCCTGGGCGAAAAGTCCACCGGAACGTGGACCCTGAGCATCCAGGACAAGTCCGCCGACGGGGCCTCGGGCCGGATCGATTCCGTGGGGCTCACGCTCCTGGGCTCCACCGGGACGCTCCCCTACGTCTACACCAACGAGTACGCCTACTACGCCGCCCAGAATCCGGCCCGCACCGTGCTGAACGACTCCTCCGGGGCCACCGTGCTCAACGCCTCGCCCGTCACCAACGCCAGCACCGTGAACCTCCTGCCCGGCATGCCGAGTTCCATCGGGGGCACGCCGCTGACCATCGGGGCGAACACCAACGTCGTACAGGTCTACACCGGCGACGGCGGCGACGTGCTCGTGGGCAACGGCAACGGCGCGCTGCTCTCCTCCGGGCGCGGCAACGACCTGATCGTCCCCGTCACCGGGTCCGCCACCCTCTCGGGAGGCCCCGGCCTGGACACGGCGGCCTTCCCGGCGGACCAGACCGACTACAGCTTCCTCAACCTGGGCGGCAAGAACGTTGTCTCCGGGCTGGAGGGTTCGTCCACCATCCAGGGCGTGGAGCTTCTGGCCTTCCGGGGCTCCATCGTGCCCACGGCAGGCCTGACCTTCCTGCCCGCCGAGAGCGACCCCAACCGCACGGCCCTGGCCCAGGTCTGA